From the genome of Fimbriimonadaceae bacterium:
TAATGCTGGAGGGAGCTGCGCGTCAATCAGGAAGTTCATCCGGCCCGGAGGATGACGTGGTCGGACTGGGCCGCCGCAAATTCAAGGGCCGCCTGAATATCTTCTTTCTCAAGATAGGGGTAGTCCTGCAGGATGGTCTCCGTTGACACAC
Proteins encoded in this window:
- a CDS encoding DUF433 domain-containing protein, yielding MSVLVRITINPAQCGGRPCIRGMRIRVKDILDLLAAGVSTETILQDYPYLEKEDIQAALEFAAAQSDHVILRAG